One Thalassotalea atypica DNA window includes the following coding sequences:
- a CDS encoding YcjF family protein: MTEKTKYQQQILFGEQEIDLNVEASDEQNQQIIVDNSDWQPIELEQDIELVQQEDKTKPSWLKRILLVAFSGVVGFELFDFFTAGFVESPILTGLYALALLCILLLTSSSLLREFTGLRQLKSREKLRQEINDIDENTSHDDIEALCEDITENLPCDLSSEQLEKWREIKINELNHEELLQLYSRIVLTQVDQKALAEVAKYSSESVVLVALSPIALLDMLIMLWRNLTMVDKVAGLYGLKLGYWSRIKLVKQVLTNMLYAGASEVVADVSVDMLGADILGRLSGKLAQGLGAGMLTARLGLKTIYLCRPMPFDENAPKLSQVRKEVIQQIKQLMPSK; this comes from the coding sequence ATGACCGAGAAAACCAAATATCAACAGCAAATATTGTTTGGCGAGCAAGAGATTGACCTCAATGTAGAAGCGAGTGATGAGCAAAACCAGCAAATAATTGTTGATAACAGTGATTGGCAACCGATTGAACTAGAACAAGATATTGAGTTAGTACAACAAGAAGATAAAACCAAGCCAAGTTGGTTAAAGCGTATATTACTTGTCGCATTTAGCGGCGTAGTAGGATTCGAACTGTTTGATTTTTTCACAGCTGGCTTCGTTGAATCACCTATTTTAACTGGATTATATGCATTGGCGCTACTTTGCATCCTGTTATTGACCAGCAGTAGTTTACTTCGTGAATTTACAGGTTTAAGACAATTAAAGTCGAGAGAAAAGTTGCGTCAAGAAATCAATGATATTGATGAAAATACTAGCCACGATGACATCGAGGCATTATGCGAAGATATAACAGAAAATTTGCCATGTGATCTAAGCTCGGAGCAACTAGAGAAATGGCGAGAAATTAAAATAAATGAACTAAACCATGAAGAATTACTTCAATTGTATTCTCGAATTGTTCTGACACAGGTTGATCAAAAAGCATTAGCTGAAGTTGCAAAATATTCATCAGAATCTGTTGTATTAGTGGCGCTAAGTCCAATAGCGCTGCTCGATATGCTAATTATGCTATGGCGTAATTTAACCATGGTCGATAAAGTGGCAGGTTTGTATGGCTTAAAACTAGGTTATTGGAGTCGCATTAAATTGGTCAAACAAGTTTTAACTAATATGCTCTACGCAGGTGCGAGCGAAGTGGTTGCTGACGTTAGTGTTGATATGTTGGGTGCTGATATTCTTGGACGATTATCTGGAAAACTAGCGCAAGGCCTAGGTGCAGGCATGCTTACCGCACGGTTAGGGTTGAAAACTATATACCTTTGTCGTCCGATGCCGTTCGATGAAAATGCCCCTAAATTGTCGCAAGTGAGAAAAGAAGTAATCCAGCAGATCAAGCAGCTAATGCCGAGTAAATAA
- the phhA gene encoding phenylalanine 4-monooxygenase, which produces MAKATKYVSKDADDNGIIQWTEQENKTWKSLFERQLKCIEGKACDEFLSGLDQLNLPMDRVPQLEEVSSVLRESTGWECYKVPALIGFGQFFKLLSEKKFPVATFIRTPDEFDYLQEPDIFHEIFGHCPLLTNPAFALFTQRYGEIGLNASKEDRVALARLYWFTVEFGLMKTKQGMRIYGGGILSSPGETDYAMQEGQAQLKFLTNEEQVVDVLRTPYRIDIMQPIYFMIEKMSDLDAIRALDLMELVSQARALGLHKPKFPPKEKMAS; this is translated from the coding sequence ATGGCAAAGGCGACAAAGTACGTCTCCAAAGATGCTGATGATAACGGTATTATCCAATGGACAGAACAAGAAAATAAAACCTGGAAATCTCTGTTCGAAAGGCAACTGAAGTGTATTGAAGGTAAAGCATGTGACGAGTTTCTGTCAGGGTTAGACCAACTCAACTTACCCATGGATCGAGTACCACAATTAGAAGAAGTGTCTTCTGTCTTACGAGAATCAACAGGTTGGGAATGTTACAAAGTGCCGGCATTAATCGGTTTTGGTCAGTTTTTCAAACTGTTATCTGAGAAGAAATTTCCGGTAGCAACTTTTATTCGAACACCTGATGAATTTGATTACCTGCAAGAACCAGATATCTTTCATGAAATATTCGGTCATTGCCCGTTATTGACCAACCCAGCGTTTGCGCTTTTCACCCAACGCTATGGTGAAATCGGTTTAAATGCCAGCAAAGAAGATCGTGTTGCATTGGCACGATTGTATTGGTTTACTGTCGAGTTTGGTCTAATGAAAACTAAGCAAGGCATGCGTATCTATGGTGGTGGTATATTGTCGTCACCGGGAGAAACGGATTACGCGATGCAAGAGGGGCAAGCACAGCTAAAATTTTTGACGAACGAAGAACAGGTCGTCGATGTTTTACGAACTCCATACCGAATCGATATCATGCAACCTATCTATTTCATGATCGAGAAAATGTCAGATTTAGATGCGATACGCGCATTGGACTTAATGGAGTTAGTTTCACAAGCAAGAGCACTTGGTTTGCATAAACCTAAATTTCCACCCAAAGAAAAAATGGCCAGTTAA
- a CDS encoding 4a-hydroxytetrahydrobiopterin dehydratase, whose protein sequence is MTSQLSTQQCEACHVDAPKVSDEELAELIREIPDWIPEVRDGIMMLEREFKFKNFKLAWAFSNKVAELAEAEFHHPAILLEWGKVTVTWWSHSIKGLHRNDFICAAKTDKLL, encoded by the coding sequence ATGACATCTCAATTATCAACACAACAATGTGAAGCTTGTCACGTAGACGCACCTAAAGTGAGTGATGAAGAATTAGCCGAGTTGATCAGGGAAATTCCTGATTGGATTCCTGAAGTACGTGACGGCATTATGATGCTTGAGCGTGAGTTCAAGTTTAAAAATTTTAAATTAGCATGGGCTTTTTCAAACAAAGTTGCTGAACTAGCGGAAGCTGAATTTCACCATCCTGCTATTTTATTGGAATGGGGTAAAGTAACGGTGACTTGGTGGAGCCATTCAATTAAGGGACTACATCGAAATGATTTTATATGTGCAGCGAAAACAGACAAATTGCTGTAA
- the tyrR gene encoding transcriptional regulator TyrR, with protein MRLEIVCQDRVGIAQKVLGIFVEHEINIKGIDVITGTGQVFIHIPNLEFSELQTFMPQLRLTDGVIDVKTTPFMPSERERNELATLAKTFPDPFLSIDIRGNVRMANDVAVSIIGEPIKAIVGEQVAQWLKGFNVIKWLEHDEVLAQTRRLKFKDEDFVADILPIHVDDEDGDSVLAGAVLILKSEARLGQQMSAFKQSNDNNFAGIQTTSSAMRKVVREAKRMALLDSSMLIVGETGVGKEVIARACHSASDRSEHPFMTLNCASLPDDVAESELFGSGISTDSKSKRGLFELANNGTLFLDEVGEMSAKLQIKLLRVIQDGCFRRVDDEQEIKVNIRFISSTNKDLLSMVAAGEFREDLYYRLNVLGLNLPSLRERRADIIPLADHFMTKAAHPTGKSNLSLSEDCRDFIEHYPWPGNVRQLENVMIRAVSLLEGNEIETENLQLPAYTREHGYLEQEFEGTLDAAVKSFEADLLRKLYPAYPSTRQLAKKLGLSHTAIANKLREYDINKKTVKI; from the coding sequence ATGCGATTGGAAATTGTCTGTCAGGATCGTGTCGGTATTGCTCAGAAAGTGCTAGGCATCTTTGTCGAACATGAGATCAATATTAAAGGTATTGATGTGATAACGGGCACTGGTCAAGTTTTCATTCACATCCCTAATCTAGAATTTTCAGAATTACAAACCTTTATGCCTCAGTTAAGATTAACTGACGGCGTCATCGACGTAAAAACAACACCCTTTATGCCCTCTGAACGGGAGCGAAATGAGCTGGCAACACTAGCAAAAACGTTTCCGGATCCTTTTTTATCAATTGATATACGTGGCAATGTTCGTATGGCTAATGATGTTGCAGTTTCCATTATTGGTGAGCCAATAAAAGCAATTGTTGGCGAACAAGTTGCTCAATGGCTGAAGGGGTTTAATGTCATTAAATGGCTTGAGCACGACGAAGTTTTGGCACAAACCCGCCGCTTGAAATTTAAAGATGAAGATTTTGTGGCAGATATTCTGCCTATTCATGTTGATGATGAAGATGGTGACTCTGTACTTGCTGGAGCTGTGTTAATCTTAAAATCTGAAGCACGTTTGGGTCAGCAAATGAGTGCGTTTAAGCAGTCAAATGATAATAATTTTGCAGGAATTCAAACAACGAGCAGTGCAATGCGCAAGGTCGTACGAGAAGCAAAACGTATGGCCTTGTTAGACTCTTCAATGCTGATTGTTGGCGAAACAGGGGTCGGCAAAGAAGTTATTGCACGAGCTTGCCACAGCGCTAGTGATCGTTCTGAACATCCGTTTATGACGTTAAATTGTGCGTCTTTACCAGATGACGTTGCGGAGTCAGAGTTGTTTGGTAGTGGAATATCAACTGATTCTAAAAGTAAACGAGGGTTATTTGAACTAGCAAATAATGGCACGCTATTTTTAGATGAAGTTGGTGAAATGTCAGCTAAATTGCAAATTAAGTTATTGCGCGTAATTCAGGACGGCTGCTTTAGACGTGTAGATGATGAGCAAGAAATTAAAGTGAATATTCGCTTCATCAGTTCGACCAATAAGGACTTACTGAGTATGGTTGCAGCTGGGGAATTTAGAGAAGATTTATATTATCGCCTTAATGTGCTGGGGTTAAACCTACCATCACTAAGAGAGCGTAGAGCTGATATTATACCGCTTGCTGATCATTTCATGACAAAAGCCGCTCACCCAACAGGAAAAAGTAATTTAAGCTTAAGTGAAGATTGCCGAGATTTTATTGAACACTATCCTTGGCCTGGCAACGTTAGGCAGTTGGAAAATGTGATGATCAGAGCGGTTTCCTTACTTGAAGGTAATGAAATAGAAACTGAAAATTTGCAGCTTCCCGCCTACACACGAGAACACGGCTATTTAGAGCAGGAATTTGAAGGAACACTTGATGCCGCAGTGAAAAGTTTTGAGGCTGACTTGCTGCGTAAACTTTATCCTGCCTACCCAAGTACAAGACAGCTCGCCAAGAAATTAGGCTTAAGTCATACAGCCATCGCCAATAAATTACGTGAATATGATATTAACAAGAAAACTGTAAAGATATAG
- a CDS encoding fumarylacetoacetate hydrolase family protein, with protein sequence MKLATLKNNTRDGQLVVVSRDLSKAVVVSDIATTMQQAVDDWAQAADKLNAVYQALNAGTVEGEIAFDQKQCESPLPRAYQWADGSAYVNHVELVRKARNAEMPETFWTDPLMYQGGSDAFIGPYDEIPVASEEYGIDFESEVAVITDDVPMGVSSEQAQEHIKLLMLVNDVSLRNLIPGELAKGFGFFGSKPSSAFSPVAITPDELNDAWDGKKLHLPLTTHLNGELFGQPNCGVDMTFDFPTIVAHAAKTRPLSAGCIVGSGTISNYDRSAGSSCLAEKRMLEIIADGKPSTSFMSFGDTVRIEMFDAEGESIFGAIDQQVVEYKGA encoded by the coding sequence ATGAAGTTAGCAACATTGAAAAACAACACCAGAGATGGTCAATTAGTCGTCGTTAGTCGTGACTTGTCAAAAGCGGTAGTGGTTAGTGATATTGCCACAACGATGCAGCAAGCGGTTGATGACTGGGCGCAAGCAGCTGACAAGCTTAATGCTGTTTACCAAGCATTAAATGCAGGCACTGTTGAAGGTGAAATTGCTTTTGATCAAAAGCAATGTGAATCACCTTTACCTCGTGCTTACCAATGGGCTGACGGTAGTGCTTATGTCAATCACGTAGAACTTGTTCGAAAAGCTAGAAATGCTGAAATGCCTGAAACATTTTGGACTGACCCACTGATGTATCAAGGCGGCTCTGATGCCTTTATTGGTCCTTATGACGAAATTCCTGTCGCCTCTGAAGAGTACGGAATTGACTTTGAATCTGAAGTTGCAGTCATTACTGACGACGTCCCTATGGGTGTATCGTCAGAGCAAGCTCAAGAGCATATTAAGTTACTAATGTTAGTCAACGATGTTTCCTTAAGAAATCTAATTCCAGGGGAGCTTGCTAAAGGCTTTGGTTTCTTCGGTAGTAAACCATCAAGTGCATTTTCACCAGTTGCGATTACACCAGATGAGTTAAATGACGCATGGGATGGGAAGAAATTACATTTACCACTGACCACGCATTTAAATGGCGAACTGTTTGGCCAACCTAACTGTGGTGTTGATATGACTTTTGATTTTCCAACCATCGTTGCCCATGCAGCTAAAACACGCCCTTTATCAGCTGGTTGTATTGTTGGCTCTGGTACTATTTCAAACTATGACCGTTCTGCGGGTTCAAGCTGCTTGGCGGAAAAGCGCATGTTGGAAATTATTGCCGATGGTAAACCTAGCACTTCATTTATGAGCTTCGGCGATACCGTTCGCATTGAAATGTTTGATGCTGAAGGTGAAAGCATTTTTGGTGCGATAGACCAGCAAGTGGTTGAATATAAAGGAGCATAA
- the maiA gene encoding maleylacetoacetate isomerase, translating to MQLYGYWRSSAAYRVRIAMHIKAIEFDSIAVHLVKNGGEQHSDDYVALNPTHLVPTLVDGEFKLNQSLAIIDYLEAKYPTPSIYADDVEQNAKIKALAFDIACEVHPVNNLRVQQYLTQELAVGEQQKSDWVNHWMTIGLSAFEQQVIDCAGKYCFGDKVSLADICLIPQLYNAKRFGVDLTSYKTIGRIMANCEKHPAFIAALPENQPDAQ from the coding sequence ATGCAACTTTATGGATACTGGCGCTCTTCAGCCGCTTACCGTGTAAGGATAGCGATGCACATAAAAGCAATTGAGTTTGACTCAATTGCGGTGCACCTTGTTAAAAATGGTGGGGAGCAACACAGTGATGACTATGTCGCGCTTAATCCAACCCACCTAGTCCCGACGTTAGTTGATGGTGAATTTAAACTGAATCAATCATTGGCAATTATTGATTATTTAGAAGCTAAGTACCCAACGCCGTCAATATATGCTGATGACGTTGAGCAAAATGCAAAAATTAAAGCGTTAGCGTTTGATATTGCATGTGAGGTACACCCCGTAAACAACTTACGTGTTCAGCAGTACTTAACGCAAGAGTTAGCGGTGGGAGAGCAACAAAAATCTGATTGGGTAAATCACTGGATGACCATAGGATTATCTGCATTCGAGCAACAAGTCATTGACTGCGCAGGAAAATATTGTTTTGGTGATAAGGTTAGCTTAGCGGATATTTGTTTGATCCCTCAATTGTATAACGCTAAACGCTTTGGTGTTGATTTAACATCTTATAAAACGATAGGGCGAATCATGGCAAACTGCGAAAAACACCCTGCTTTTATCGCGGCACTGCCGGAAAATCAGCCAGATGCTCAATAA